A window of Chaetodon trifascialis isolate fChaTrf1 chromosome 3, fChaTrf1.hap1, whole genome shotgun sequence genomic DNA:
AGCTGCAGTCTGCGGGCATTTCTTTTTATCCTCGCATGTCCCAAGAAATGCCATCGTCATTCTGGCAACAGCTtgcagtaaaaaataaaataaaatgaaaaaaacaaaacaaacaactgcCTGCTTTACAGTAGAGTTCTGGTGAAGAAGTTTAGAGGAGTTCGAGAATTTCACTGAACCAGCGACTCGACCTCCAGCTTAGACACTGAATACTGCCAGCAGTCAAGTGATCCAACACGGTCGCCTTTAACAGTTTCTGAACACATGTTCATCGGTCCTTGTCCATGTGTGGATAACTCCCAATGTCCTGGgttattgttgctgtttctcaaaaacaccaaacataaAGATATTCTCAACATAATAACACATTGTAATAAACAATAACACTAAcaataatattataataacaacaatattTGCACAGATTTACCTATTCACAAAAAACATGGTTTCTAGATAGGTACAAAGAATTACTTTTTACAACCTACAATaaatattgtgtgtttttttccaacAGTTACATAGAAACTGTTTGATGCTGTTGCTTTGGGTTGCAGTATCTGTCTTGTCCGTTACGATCGTTTCATTTTTCTAACTGGAGTCATTCCCCTAAATGGAGGGTTGCAGTGTTTAGGAGGTGGAGATGTGAAAGGTAGACTGagggggtgggggcgggggggtgaGTATGATAAGGTGTGCATCCAGCTCCTCATGTCTCAGCTGGAGTCGTTTGCTCATCGTGATGCCGACGGTTACGAGGcttcttctgttctttcagCTCCTTCAGGCTTTTGGCTTTGTTGTCCCCGAGGCCGCCCTCTCCGAGCTGCCAGTAATCCTGGCAGTACTGGTTGATCAGGCCCATCTCTGGTTGGCTTAGGATGGTCAGCAGGTCTTTATACTGCCCGGCGCTCGGAGTCCAGGCGCTGGACTGCAGCGGAGGGAGGGCCGGGCTGCCTGTCTCCACCAACACGTTGTTGACCGTGCGGCTGGAAAGAACCACGAGCTGCAGTTTGACGAGCGTGTGTTTGAAGTTTTTCTCCGTGGATGTGCACTGGTAGATGCCGCTGTCAGACGACTGCAGCGAGCGAATCAGAAGACCTTGATCTGTTTTTAGGGTGCGGCCCTCTGAGCGAATCTGGAAGGCGGGAGAGTGAAGACGATGTTAGACGTGAAATTTAAACACTGCGTTCATTCGTTCGTCTCCTGGCTCAAAAAGATTCACACACCAGACCCGCAGCATGGAAACAGTCTGAAATGGCCGTGGAAACATAACTGTGGCTGCTTTACACTGAAAGCTTTGCTCACCTCTTTTCTCCTGTCGCTGTTTTCCTTCTGCAGGTGCCACTTGAGAGACACATGAGGAGACCTGGCCTGGCACTCCAGGAACGTAGTGCTGCCCTCCACCCCATACTGCACTGTCTCCAGAGTGTTCTTATTGGCTGTAAAATAATATGGAGAATATATTGATGCATCAGTCCtgagaaaatacataaaatacacaACCTAGCTAGACAGATGTTATGCTGATACTTACTGTTAGAGTTGTAGCCTCTGCACTGACGGATTGGGTTGCCGTACTTCACATCCTGCCGACGGCTCCGTCTAGTGGGGTCAGATCAACAAACGAAAATAAAAAGCTTAACTTCGACGTATTTAGAAAAGCTTGTGTGCTGAAGTAAGAAGGAAAAAgctgctaaaacacacacaaacaaacaagcccTGTATGCCATGCATGGCCTGTCTGCACCATCCATATGCTCACCTCTTCTGTGAGGATGAGTATCTGGAGCAGGACTTGCCGTCCCAGGCGCAGTACGGGTCTCTGGCCAGACAGCAGTCAGCGCAGGCCTCCCCGTACACATCACAGCGATGGAGAGCCAGGTGGGTCACACCCAAGACTGATCCCACATACAGTTGTTGCTAttcatatatataaataaagagaGGTAAAGATCAGAAAGTAAAATAATCAGACataaacattttgtaatttgggagtgtttcaaagaaaacacaattagTTAATTGAAGCCAAAACATGGTCATCTTCTTATTTGAATGACTGAATTAATATATATAAGCTTTCACAGAAGTCCAACTACTGTGCTACTGTTTACTCAATTATTTAACTATTAAGTCTAAGCCAACTCAAAGTAACGTACCCGTTTTGATGAAATCTTCATGGTGGTAATTGCTGTGGGAACCTGCAGGGATACAGTTAACAACAGCCTTTTAATGAAGAGACAACAAATATTCAGTGTGCTATTTCTTTCtcacagatcagatcagaatcAGGAATGTCTTTATTGTACGTACAGTAAGTATGAGTGCAACTACAAGGAATTAAATTATAGCTTTCAATGTACTAACACGAGGATAGACATACAGCTTAGCACGAGGACAACAAATACCAGACAAATGAAGGTAAAGAATGCTAGAGAATGAAGTGAGAGTACGGTCAGACCTTGAAGACCTCCACTTCCTCCAGTACCAGCTCTTCTGTCTGTAGGTCATCTCTGGGTAGGACAATCACTTTTTGGACTGATCCCCGATCTGTAAAACACAAGAGACAAACAGTTTAACCATCCCTGTTGACGCTTTGAGGCACGACCCTCTGACCTTATCTTCATACGCACATTCATACATGAATTTTAGGCCTCAGAGCACTGACCTGTGCCCAGGAAGAGCACCTCGTAGCTCCCGTCAGCGGCTGCGACTTGGTCCACTGCAATTGTGGTGAACTCATAGTCCACGTTGGTTCTGACCACCAGGGGGCGCTTGTGCACTGGGTATACGGCATTGTACATGGTGGGGTGGTTTCTCATGAAGTTGATAACCTCATCCGGGTAATCCTTCGTGGATTTCATGTTGGGGGTGAAAGTGCCTCCAGGACACTGTTGACAAAAGAAATCTGACTGTCAAACCTGCAATTTATCAAATTCCTCTTGCAGTAAAAACATGTTCTCATAGAAAGGCTGACAGATTTTTCTTTGGTTAGAACTCACAGTGCCAGGTCGTGGGTAGGGGATCTTCCCAGTGTACGCCACCCACTGGTAGTTGGGTCCCTCCTTGTGGGCAAAAGGCCCATTGAAGACCATACGGATGTCGGCCATGGAGTAGACGCACACTGCTGAGCCTTTAAACACAGATCTGGAGGAGTGCAGGAGAAAAGCGGTGAACACATAGAGATGGCAGCTAGAGGATACAGATTAACTCACTCTCTGAGATAATTACTACGGGTGTTCTCTGCGGCTGGTACAATCTCCTTCCTTCCCACGTACTCAGCCGGCCTCTTACAGGAACGCACTGAAACATTatgacgcacaaacacactctcaaacCGACTCAACCAGAGTCAAGctgtctgacacactgacatacaAACACCCACGTACTGCAGAGAATCGCCAGAGCTCGGGCTCTCGCTGCCGTGTGGTGGGTGTACTATGTTTGTAACTCCTGTCACGGCCTCTATCATTAGCACCGCATGTGTTTTTATCAGCTGGGTTTAAATGTGCCTGATGCCTAAGGAGAGGATGGAAACAATAACAGTATTTGTTTCTCAACTACATTAATCAAGACATGTTTATGCACCTCTCCCTGCTTGCGTGCAGTCTGAATCTCAATCTACATCTCTGGCTGGTTCCCTTGAATTTTAATGCTGTGTGTTGAATGACAACTTGCTATCAAACCTGACCTATAAGGAACTATAGGCTCAGTCAGCCTCTCAGAGGAGCGCGGCTCCCTCTGGGCTCCTGATTTGGAGCCTTTGTAGCCTGAATCTGACAGGCCATACACAACACAGCATTTCAATATCAGAGAGAGCTGACACCTTCAGGCTGagtgaaaatgaacacaaactgcAGGAGGAAACCAAAATACACCTTCCCTCCAAACTACATGAAAGTTAGAGAGTTTGAGAAAGCTGTCAGTCACTCACCCGGAAACTGAGAAGACTCCGTAGATGACGGGATTCTTGGTGTCTTGAGTTGGCTGGATATACACATCCCCTAATAAACAAGTAATTTGAGTAATTTATTCACAGTAATTAACCATGAGAAGCAGTGGAGGAACAAATACACAGATCCTGAAGTATAAACACATGGGCAGCAGTTAGAAAATACTGCATTAcaagtaaatgtatttaaaattttactcaagtaaatgtTTAGAactattatcagcaaaatgtacttaaagtagcaacagtaaacagtaaCTGTGTCTCTTCCAGCAGGTTTACTGTTCAGTCTATATACGCTGCCACTTGGTTCCAGCATACAGAAGCACACTATATCTTACCATTTGTATGCTGATATGCTTTTACCAcctaaaaaatatttaaaaaattaaatccATTTAGTCTCAGATGCTGAAAGACTGGTTCATGCACTGTAATGAGCCTTTTCTTCTCAAAAAGACTGTGGGGTGACTCCAGCTCATTCTAAATACTGCAGCCAGAGTACTCACTGGGACAAAAACCGAACTGACTCCTATAGTGAGATCACGTCACTGCCTTCTGAGAAAATACAGAATTCATTTGAAAATATTGCTCACAGTCCACAAATCGCTAAACGTTCCCGTGATCTCAAGCAAACGTGGTGAAGGTGCACTCAGTTACTATGGGCCCACTCTCTGTAGAGACTCAGCTACAAATCAACGTGCTGCAACAGCACAAGTACATGTGTACTGTACTTAAGTTTTAATCACTTTACATAGTTAGCTAGCTACGTCCAGCGGTTCCCAGCCTCGGGGTCAGGCTCCCTCTTAAATCTGAAGTGTCAGATGAGATGATTAATGAattctgcagcacagatgtgttcacaatttgttatttttgtaaAAGACTGGACACTTTAACCTATTCGTGCCTCAATTATTCAAATAAGTTTAGCGGGGAAATCACTGTCTCAACCTGTGACAAGGAGTCCCAACTACACACAGCTTTGTTGTAAGGTATCCCGACCTAAACAGGATGGGAGCCACTGATTTAATCTTTAACTATacattgtattttgtttttcggatgtttttgcatgtaaaatgttactctgcaaagtaactagtaaccAAGAAAGGTAGTGGAATAATCACTACATTTCTCTGTAAAATGTAGTGGGTAGAAGTACTCAGTGGCAGAACATGGACATAAATTTGAGTAACTCAAAATTATATTTAAGTTAATCCACCACTGATGAGAAAAAGGAAGCACAATAACCGTCATGATGAACGGTCAGACAAGAAAACacagtacattaaaaaaaaattattgccTGTATCAAATTATCCCAAATCTTTATAACTTCCCAGATTCCACCTGGTTCTACCCCAAAGTCATTTTGTAATTATGACATATGGAGATTTTTTTGGTTTCCTCAGAGGGGGAGTTTTTGGGAGAGTTCCTCATGAATTGTGGTTACCAGAGCCTCAATGAGATCCTGAATCCAAACTCTTCCAATGCTGAAACTTCAGTTCCTGAGTGTCAACAGGGAATATGAGTGAAACAGAGATCTCTGCTGAAACATGACTTTAATAGGAGCCATATGCATCCAGTGACTGTGGGGTTGAGGCCGTTGTGAACCCTGCGTATCCTCTGATGGCTTAATGAGAGAAAAGTGCAAGGAAAAACAATAAggaagaaaactgaaataaatttAAAGTTGACAGGTTGAGTAGAATAACACTTCATCCAAAACACGCAGAACACACAGGTCCATCTAATGCTGTGCATCAATGGGAAACTAGTGAAAAGGGCACAGAGGGCTTGTTTTAAATGGCCTTGAAAAGACAAGGGCAACAATTATCTATCGTCAAATGTCTTTAAATAACACCAATTACAATAAAGAGGCACAAAATACCAGCCTCTCTTTTATAACCTGGGGATCTTTTTCATCTGTGAAATTAGAAGCAAGACATAAATCTGGCACAAAGGTAAGAATGCAGCCGTCCGCTCAGATTTATCTCTCAAATATCACCTGAATGAACGTGCGAAGCAGCGTGTAAGAGAACAAAATGTTAAACCACAATTATCCACGCGCGATTGAGGTTGAGATGTAATAACACACGATTTGATCCCCGTGCCCTCGGCGTTATCTTGCTGTGCACAAAATAAACACGAGGAGGCTTGAATTCACACGGCTCGTATGAAAACATCGTTTCTGCTCTGCAGAGTTGCAAAAATCGACAAACTCTGCTGTGATCGTGAGTttgaaatcatttcagaaaAAGACCTCTTTACATGCCAAGGTATGAAAATGTCAGGTAATGGCTGCGCACTAAAGCAAAAATTTACTTTtggcaaacaaaggaaaaattCCTAACCCATCTGACGCCAGTTTGACAGGCCTCCTGGCTACACAACAGCgcagcaaaagagaaaagaaataaatcagcaGAGAACTGGAGCGAGTTGCATCAGTGCAACTTTTGTTTCTGATGTGTCAGATCAGACGGTCTTTGAGGCACTCTCAGCGTCACATTAGTGGAGAAGCATCTCTGATTGCCGTAAGCGTGgaaagagcacaaagagaggggataaataaagtgtttttgaaAAGTAACGACAAGAGAAAGTGAGTGATGCATTCAGTGAATAGTCACTGGCTGTCAGACGACTACAGATAGCATATCATCAGCTCCCTGATACCTGCTCTTAAGCATGTGCACCTAAAATGTGTTGTTGAAATGTCCACTTGAAAAAattgaaaagcaaacaaaaagcaacaacaaaaaggaCCTGTGTCTTCATATGCAGTAAAGAGGTTTTTAGATTTGTCGTCTACGGCATCATAAAAAATAACTCAATGAAAAACATTGTTTCACTCCATAATTACATTTCAGAAAAGGCAATAAAACTTTATCGCCCGCACATTCGTTCTCATTTTTGTCTGGCAGACGTTTTCGGCTCTCCTGCGTCTGCttgtctctttcactctctctttacattcctcctcctcctccacaaccCTGAACGCTTTCTCTTCTGTTAGCCCCTGCCTCACCATCTGAATCTACTCCACTCTCTCCCCCGAGTCCTCACACGGCCACTCTGATGCCTCTGCCGGGCTCCGGCGGGACCGGCAGGGACGGAGACAGAATACATTTTGACCAGACTGTCTGTGGTTGTGGGAAGGACGACCACAGAGCTGTGGGATGTTCCACTGCACCTCAGGACTCACAATGACCTCACCACGAGTGCTCATCTGCACTGAAGTTACAACTGACCTGCTGCGCTGTGGGTAGACTGCTAAAAGTGCAGCAATGCTGACAGAGGAGCGCTCCTCTGCCACTGACAGAGTGCTCTTAATGCATTACATACATTTGCAacctgcagcaggaagaggCTCATGGCAAAGCTGTGCTTGATGCACGGTTACTGGGTAAATTATTCAACAGTCACGGTAcatctgaatgaaaacaattatGGCCAAGAGAtaagtgcatgtgcatgttgctgGCCTTCACATCTAGCTTATGCAGTGTGTTCAAGTGCAAATTTTAACACAAAGCACTCAATAGGTCACAAGCTGCATTTCAGTATTCTCATTCAGGATCATTTTTAGATAATTACAATATAGTAATTACATTAGTTCCTAGCACTTTGAATAAAATGCAATTACAATTCGTTCCAAAATTACATTATATGCATCAAGGAGAATGACATTTGCATAAGATTCATGTTTAATGACATAAAGGTCTCAGAAAAGTGCATTACACCGTAATTATTCcgaattattattttttcatgatGTGGCATGAAAAGCCACTAAAAGTGACTGTTGCCCCCAAAAGTGACACACACGGTACTCCACATTATTTTGTGAATTCATTTTAtgatatttctttaaaaagctGCCTTGCAGTTGAAATCACACAGAATTTTTTAGTCTTTCACAAaatttttgtgtgaaattaggtttttgtttccagtgacagcatgtttttctaCTAAAATGGAACAAAAACCAGTGAAAAGAAGTGAAAGATTTGCTGCTTATACCTGTAATTTCAAGGTTACTACAAATCCCTCTTTAATACTGACAGTCATGTGAATGACAGACAGGCCGGGATGATCCACAGGGGGTCGGACTGATCCCGGCTCCTCATTACTTTCattactctgtgtgtatgtttgtttttctatctCTTGCTTTTTTAAGTACAAATCCTCTGCGAAAGCATGTTGATGGTCCTACAGTAAAGGATGTTACCTGCAGGAGCCATGTTGATGTTCAAAGGAAGACACGTCAAGCTTAACATGCATGATTCAGTGACACCTTAATCTT
This region includes:
- the sema3fa gene encoding sema domain, immunoglobulin domain (Ig), short basic domain, secreted, (semaphorin) 3Fa, which translates into the protein MLWDKLCWLLALLALSSGGLPPSNEPLSAPRIFLSFKELKSTGTAHHFSFLLNSTDYRILRMDEDHDRMYVGSKDYILSLDLHDINKEPLIIHWPVAPQRKTECVLSGKDTNGECGNFIRLIEPWNRTHLYVCGTGAYNPICTYVDRGRRSQGSHYLQAPQSGGRTSRAADYSTASEPLEAKEYIFRLEPGKVDSGKGKCPFDPKLNSVSALINGELYAGVYIDFMGTDSAIFRTLGKQTAMRTDQYNSRWLNDPTFVHAHLIPDSAEKNDDKLYFFFREKASEMGQSPMTQSRIGRICLNDDGGHCCLVNKWSTFLKARLICSVPGADGIETHFDELRDVYIQPTQDTKNPVIYGVFSVSGSVFKGSAVCVYSMADIRMVFNGPFAHKEGPNYQWVAYTGKIPYPRPGTCPGGTFTPNMKSTKDYPDEVINFMRNHPTMYNAVYPVHKRPLVVRTNVDYEFTTIAVDQVAAADGSYEVLFLGTDRGSVQKVIVLPRDDLQTEELVLEEVEVFKVPTAITTMKISSKRQQLYVGSVLGVTHLALHRCDVYGEACADCCLARDPYCAWDGKSCSRYSSSQKRRSRRQDVKYGNPIRQCRGYNSNTNKNTLETVQYGVEGSTTFLECQARSPHVSLKWHLQKENSDRRKEIRSEGRTLKTDQGLLIRSLQSSDSGIYQCTSTEKNFKHTLVKLQLVVLSSRTVNNVLVETGSPALPPLQSSAWTPSAGQYKDLLTILSQPEMGLINQYCQDYWQLGEGGLGDNKAKSLKELKEQKKPRNRRHHDEQTTPAET